The Alteribacter keqinensis genomic sequence TGAGTCTCTGGACGAAAAGGGCATCTACGAAATGTATTATACATACGAGGAATCTGTAAAAAAGATCGTCCCTCACCGGGTATTGGCCATGAACCGGGGGGAAAAGGAAAAAGTACTTAAGGTTGGGATCCGCCCGCCCCGGGAACGCATTGTCGCTTTTGTTGAAAAACAGTACATTCCTAAGCCGACGGTGGCTGCAGAACACCTGAAAGAAGCGATTGAAGATGGTTACAAACGGCTGATCGAACCGGCTGTTGAGCGGGAAATCCGAAAAGAGGCAACAGAAACCGCTGAAAAACAAGCGATCCACATTTTTTCGGAAAATCTGCGAAATCTTCTTTTGCAGCAGCCCTTAAAGGATAAGGTCGTTCTTGCCGTAGACCCCGCATACCGAACAGGCTGTAAGCTGGCGGTGGTTGATGGTACTGGTAAAGTGCTCGATATTGCCGTCATCTATCCGACGCCTCCACGAAATGAAGTGGATAAAGCGCGGACGGTTGTGAAAAAAATGATTGCAAAACACGGGGTGAATGTGGTTGCCGTAGGTAATGGAACAGCCTCCCGTGAAACGGAGCAGTTCGTAGCAGATACCATTAAAGAGCTTGATCAGGAGGTCTTTTATGTCATTGTGAATGAGGCTGGAGCCAGTGTTTATTCCGCCTCGAAACTCGGAAAAGAAGAGTTCCCGGATCTTCAGGTGGAAGAAAGAAGTGCCGTATCCATCGGCCGCCGCCTGCAGGACCCTCTGGCTGAACTGGTGAAGATCGATCCTAAGTCAGTAGGGGTAGGACAGTATCAGCATGATGTAACCCAGTCCCAGTTGAACGACTCTCTTACGTTTGTCGTTGAAACAGTGGTTAACCAGGTTGGTGTGAATGTGAATACGGCTTCTGTCTCTCTTTTGCAATATGTTTCCGGGCTGTCGAAGTCTGTAGCTACTAACATTGTAAAACGTAGAGAGGAAGAAGGACGGTTTACGAGCCGTGTCCAATTGAAAAAAGTGCCCCGCCTTGGTGCAAAAACTTACGAACAGGCGATCGGGTTCATGCGGATCGCCGACGGAAAACAGCCTCTTGATCAGACCAGCATTCACCCGGAGAGCTATCCTCTGACTAAAGAGATCATGGAGAAGCTGTCCATCGGAGCGGGCGACATTGGGACATCGGCGGTTACGGAAAAGCTTAAGGGGATTAATGCCCAGGAACTGGCAG encodes the following:
- a CDS encoding Tex family protein, with product MEWTDEQHTLLKHVTNAVKLKENRVKNVIDLSEEGNTVPFIARYRKELTGGMDEEQIRSILKEWEYANSLANRKSEVIRLIDEQEKLTPELKKKIESAVKLQELEDLYRPYKQKRRTKATMAKEKGLEPLAEWLLSLPQNGDPDQEAKKYVNEEKEVVNQEDALQGARDIISEVLSDDPEIRKKARQLTSNEGCFVSQVKDESLDEKGIYEMYYTYEESVKKIVPHRVLAMNRGEKEKVLKVGIRPPRERIVAFVEKQYIPKPTVAAEHLKEAIEDGYKRLIEPAVEREIRKEATETAEKQAIHIFSENLRNLLLQQPLKDKVVLAVDPAYRTGCKLAVVDGTGKVLDIAVIYPTPPRNEVDKARTVVKKMIAKHGVNVVAVGNGTASRETEQFVADTIKELDQEVFYVIVNEAGASVYSASKLGKEEFPDLQVEERSAVSIGRRLQDPLAELVKIDPKSVGVGQYQHDVTQSQLNDSLTFVVETVVNQVGVNVNTASVSLLQYVSGLSKSVATNIVKRREEEGRFTSRVQLKKVPRLGAKTYEQAIGFMRIADGKQPLDQTSIHPESYPLTKEIMEKLSIGAGDIGTSAVTEKLKGINAQELADTLGAGLPTVKDILDALAKPGRDPRDDVPPPVLKQDVLSMEDLEKGMKLKGTVRNVVDFGAFVDIGVKQDGLVHISKLTNRFVKHPMEVVSVGDVVTVWVGDVDHKKGRIALTMLEPQKQTT